The sequence CTGATTCTGGGCTTATATTGTATTGGTTCCCTCCTATTACATAATAATAATAAGGGGGGCTACCCAAAATTGGCTGACTCCATGCGCCTACAGTTTGAGGAGGAAAGCCCTGATATACCACACCATTCATACCAGTAATTACAACACCAGGCATAAGATCACTACTTTCTAACGTTTTTTTATCTTATGACCTTCTAAGGTTACTTGTGTAGACTTTAACAGGGGAGAACAGCCTTATTTTCACCCTTTATTAAGCAATCCAACCAACTCTTCGCCCACAGCAATCCCTGAAAGAAAAGCACTTTCTAATCGAGTACGTCCCGCTGTATCCTCACTATGTAAAAATGCATCTCCCGCTACTAATACAGGATACTCAAGGTTACTGTTTAAAAAAGGCTGGCGCAAAAATTGGACGGCCTCTGCATAACGCCATTTTTTCAGCTGACTCGAAATAATAGAATCACTATCAAAATACTGACTCGTAATTTGCTTCATTTTTACTAAAACCTCTTCATCCTCTAAATCATAGTGAGCGTTGCTCCATTCACCCGTCATATAAACACTGACCGTTGTAAGGGGTGACATGCCCTTTTTGTCATGATCAACAAGTCGCATCACACCCCCTGGAAGATCCGTATCAAGATGACCATTTTGTGGTAAATTCGTCGACTGGTGAAAATGAAATAAACCTACCAAGCATGGGTTAAAGACAATTTCATCAAGCTTCTCTAAGACCTCTGCATTCACCTGGAGTTCGTCGCTTTCAAGCAAGGCTTTCGCCTGTGGGGCTGGTGCTGTCACAATAACCGCCCGTGCGTTGATAGATTCACCTTGGTCTGTGAGTAGTATGTATCCATTGGAATCTTTCTTCATCTCTATAATTCTCGTTTGTAAACGTACTGGAATATCTTCAGCTAGCTTTTTAGCAAAAGGATTCATCCCATCCACACTACAGTAGCGTGGATACTGATCACCGAACCAAACCTTCACCAGATCTCTTTTCAGCCAATCATCAACAAACGCTTGGAATCTATCAGTTCGCACCGTAAAAAATTGTGCACCATGATCCACCTTACCCGTTTCAATTCTACGAGTTGCCATTCTACCACCAACACTACGGCTCTTTTCCACCATTAAAATATCCTTATATCCATGCTCTTTCAGTGTCAGGGCTGCCATAATCGCAGACAACCCTCCACCTATAATCACGATTGGTGCTTCCTTACTCATGTAAACATCCCCTTTTTCTTGTGGGACACAGGGTCAGGTTCCTTGTCCCAATCTCTATAGGGTCGTGACCCTGTCCCTATTATTTTAAATTTCCTCGAAAAGCAAAGTCATCAAATAGCTCTTAACAAAATAGCCTCACATATGCAAGGCTATACTATTCAACACGTTCTAGCATCCATACATAAGCACGAATGGATTTAGAATATAGTAGCAGTGGTTCAGTATCAAAATAGAGCTCCGGTAAAAACGGAGCAAGCTTATTGATTTTGATCTCTGCCTCTGCTTGTTGAAGATCCCACGGTAAATGATGAATGTCTCCACGATACACAGTGTTACCTTTCGTTGTCCACAAACAATAACGCGCTGTTAACCAATCCTCGATACTTCCTTTTGTGGCCGTGAAAACTGGTGATGTAGGACGATACGAAACATGAAAGCTCGCCTCTGGATACCCTCGGTGAGTCCGTTCACTTTTATAATCAATCATTCCATTAGCCTTTTTCATTTTCATATCTGCGTGAACGTATGGTAAGGAGAATAATGTTCTCGCTGCTTTTACGGCTAATTTATGATTAGCATCTAATGTAAAAAAGTAAACACCCGGTTTCCCCTTATATGTCACATAGGTTCGCACATTTAACTCTAGAAAAGAATGAGCATAAGGAACCTTTGGCAAACCATGCACCCTTACCTGATTCATCTCAAATGGAACAAGTCCAATCCAGCCTGTTCCATCATATGTATCTAGTTCAAGCTCAGGTGGGATATGCTTTTGGAGCTCTTCTGTCGGAATCGGATAATGCATAAATAGTAACTCATCCCACGTTTGGGTCATGACCCATGGACTACTAGGCAGTGGATAGGGACGATGGTCAGTTTGTTTTAGTTCTTGATTCATCTTAGTCATCCTTTGGGAGTTTATAAGTTTTAATAAATTTATTTTAACCCAAATGCAAATCCATGTATCCATATAAGTAATAAGGACGGTTCTGGTCTTCCTTTATGGAAGTTAAGAACCGTCCTTGTGTAGCTAGCAAGCATTCCTATTCGGGACACTGTACCTGTCCCTCCGTCCCAATACTACTCAGGCTTATCATACGTCACATACGTACCTGCGATAAAATCATGAATCGAACGTTTGTCTTCTCTGAGACCTACCATAAAGGCACTAACTATAACTCCGATCCCTAGCGTTAATAAGTAGGCAATGCCAGCTACGAAGTTTCGCATAAGCATCGTCCCAATCCCAACTTTCCTTCCATCAACACGGGCAATCCGGATGCCCAATGCTCTCTTCCCAACCGTGTATCCATACCAAAACACAGGTAGTAATAAATAATACAACAGATCTATAGCATGTGTTATATTATTGGGCTCTGAAACGAATTGTTGAAACAACGCAAAATTTAATAATGCAGATACGATAAATAGAAGGATGCCATCAAGAATTGCTGCGCCAAGTCTTACCCAAAAACCTCCTGGATTATCACACATAATGATTCCCCTTTCCCGTGCATAAAAGTCGCACCTAAGATTACTATTATTCTAGAACTCTCATTTTCATGCAAAAGGGACACAGGGACAGGTTCCTTGTCCCAAACATAAATTTACTCCATGCCTCAAAGCGAAAGGTAAGCCTTACTATTCCAAACTAATCATACCAATAATTTCCAAGGTATTACACCGCATTTTAACATTATGACTACAGGATTTTGGTACACTAAATTAAAAAGAGCCGTGATTCACACTTGTGAAATCAACGGCTTTTCTATAGCTATTTTAGTTCGTAGTTGAGGTAACAGTTCTCCACTCAGCCCCTAACTATTAAATTATATATATGTTAACTGCTATATTATTTAATGATAAACACAGGGCATTTAGCCATTTGAACCACATTGTGACTAACACTTCCCAAGAAGAATTCTTTGATTCTTCCTAGTCCCCGGCTACCCATTACAATGAGATCAACATTTTGCTCTTCAGCATACCGAACGATCTTTAGCGCTGGATTCCCTTCAAGGACTTCTACATCAGTATGGTTTGGAATCTGCTCTAAAAGTTCTCTCACTTCCACTAATCTAGTATTCGCTGCTTCTTGAGCATTCTTTTTTATTTCTATATACAAGTATGGATCAAAGGTATTTGGATATGCGCTTACTTCCATAACCGAGACAACCTCTAACCTGGCATTCTCATTATTTGCTACCATCTCTTTCGCATACTCTAATGCTTTTTTACTCAACTCTGATCCATCATAAGCAACAAGAATCTTTGAAGGTTTGTTCATCATCCAAAACACATCCTCTTCTATTATCACTTTTAGTGAGAGGCGTTCATGACTCCTTTCACTGATTATCATAAAGGAATAATTTGGATGTTCCTGTGATGTATGTCACCTACGGGAAAATTTTTTTTAAAAATATCTAGGAGCGGTCCAATCGGTCCAGGGGGACAGGTACAGTGTCCCAGCTCTTGCGTAGCAATTGGGACACTGTACCTGTCCCTTCGTCCC is a genomic window of Bacillus mesophilus containing:
- a CDS encoding NAD(P)/FAD-dependent oxidoreductase encodes the protein MSKEAPIVIIGGGLSAIMAALTLKEHGYKDILMVEKSRSVGGRMATRRIETGKVDHGAQFFTVRTDRFQAFVDDWLKRDLVKVWFGDQYPRYCSVDGMNPFAKKLAEDIPVRLQTRIIEMKKDSNGYILLTDQGESINARAVIVTAPAPQAKALLESDELQVNAEVLEKLDEIVFNPCLVGLFHFHQSTNLPQNGHLDTDLPGGVMRLVDHDKKGMSPLTTVSVYMTGEWSNAHYDLEDEEVLVKMKQITSQYFDSDSIISSQLKKWRYAEAVQFLRQPFLNSNLEYPVLVAGDAFLHSEDTAGRTRLESAFLSGIAVGEELVGLLNKG
- a CDS encoding YqjF family protein; protein product: MNQELKQTDHRPYPLPSSPWVMTQTWDELLFMHYPIPTEELQKHIPPELELDTYDGTGWIGLVPFEMNQVRVHGLPKVPYAHSFLELNVRTYVTYKGKPGVYFFTLDANHKLAVKAARTLFSLPYVHADMKMKKANGMIDYKSERTHRGYPEASFHVSYRPTSPVFTATKGSIEDWLTARYCLWTTKGNTVYRGDIHHLPWDLQQAEAEIKINKLAPFLPELYFDTEPLLLYSKSIRAYVWMLERVE
- a CDS encoding RDD family protein translates to MCDNPGGFWVRLGAAILDGILLFIVSALLNFALFQQFVSEPNNITHAIDLLYYLLLPVFWYGYTVGKRALGIRIARVDGRKVGIGTMLMRNFVAGIAYLLTLGIGVIVSAFMVGLREDKRSIHDFIAGTYVTYDKPE
- a CDS encoding universal stress protein, with protein sequence MMNKPSKILVAYDGSELSKKALEYAKEMVANNENARLEVVSVMEVSAYPNTFDPYLYIEIKKNAQEAANTRLVEVRELLEQIPNHTDVEVLEGNPALKIVRYAEEQNVDLIVMGSRGLGRIKEFFLGSVSHNVVQMAKCPVFIIK